The Cryobacterium roopkundense sequence AGGATTTCATCGACACCCAGGTGAAGTTTTACAGCTCCGGAATGTATGTGCGTCTTGCATTCGCCGTGGCTGTTCATGTGGACCCTGATCTCCTTCTCGTCGACGAAGTCCTCGCCGTCGGCGATGAGCCTTTCCAGAACAAGTGCATGGAAAAGATCAGAGAATTTCAACGGGAAGGTCGCACGATAGTTGTGGTCAGCCACTCTGCTTCTCAGATCAGTCGGCTATGCGACCGCGTCGTGGTAATGAATCACGGAGAGATGACCTTTGATGGCCCGCCCGCAGACGGCTTGCGCGTTCTTCGTTTCGGATACGAAGAACAGCGGCGCCACGAAGAACGCCAACGCGCCGGAGGCACTTTAGCCAAAGAAGAACTCGTCGCCCCGGCACGTATCACTGAAGTTGCAGTGGTGTCCGACCAAGCCGCTGACAAAGTCACAGCGGAGTCTGGCGATGACATAACGGTTGCGTTTACCTATGAGCTCATGGAATCTCAGCCGCCGTTAGTCGCGGGGATTGCAATAGAGACCGCTCAGGGGGACCCCATCTATGGATTGAACACGCGGATGCTCAAGTTGGACCTGCCCTCGGAAAAAGGGCGGCACACCGTGGAATTCAATTTTGCACAGCAAGCGCTCGGCGCTGGACAGTACACCCTTCGCGGCAGCCTCGAAACCTTGGCCGGCGAGTCCCTCGACCGCCTGAACCCAGCATCTAGTTTCGGGGTCACGAGCCCCGAGTTCGGAACCGGCTACCTCCGCATGAATGTGATTGCTGCGGTTCGCACAAAACAGCGCAGCTAGCGTCCCTGGGCCCAGTCGAACTGGCGTTGGAGCCCCTCTTGGATATCAACGAGGGGGCTCCATCCCAGTGCAGACGCGACCAGGGTTGCGCTTCCTCCGGTTCTCGTGACGTCGCCGTCCATCGCCGGAAGGTACGTCAGGTTGAGGGCCATCCCCGTGGTCTTCTCCACGAGGTCAAGTATCTCCAGGACCGTAACGCTGGACCCGCCCGACAAGTTCATCACCGGCGGCAACTCGCCATCGGCGTCAATGGCAGCGACGAGGGCGGCAACGATGTCATCGACATACGTGAAATCGCGAATCTGGAGCCCGTCACCATAGACAGTGATCGGCTCGCCTTGCCTGGCAGCGCCGAAGAACCGGGAAAAGGCCATGTCGGGGCGTTGACGTGGGCCGTAGACAGTGAAGAACCGAAAGCTGACCGTCGGAAGACCGAAGTTCTCCCTGTAGAGAGTCGTGAGGTGCTCGCCAGCCAGCTTCGTGACGCCATACGGGCTGTAGGGACGCGTCAGAGTGTCCTCGGATGTCGGGTACGACGTGGCTTGCCCATAGACCGAAGACGACGACCCAAAGACAAAACGCCTCAAGCTGGAGCTCCCGCGCGCGGCCTCGAGGAGCTTCTGCGTGGCCTCCACGTTGTTCCGCGTGTATGAATCGAATTGCGTCCCCCACGAGCCGCGCACTCCGGGTTGGCCGGCAAGGTGAATGACCGCGTCGACTCCGACGAGCACCTCCGACAGTGGAAGGGCGTTAAGATCGCCCTCGATTACAGTGAGTCGCTGTTGAGGGAGAGCCGCTATGTTCCGCCGCTTGATCTCGGTGTCGTAATAGTCCGAAAAAACGTCGATTCCAACGACATCAATCCCTCGGTCCAGAAGTGCCCGTGCTGTTGTTGAACCGATGAACCCTGCGATTCCAGTGACTAAGACTCTAATGAGTAATCCTTCCAACGGTGCGACTAGTGAAACTCCGTATTCGCCGAACGAATGCAGCCGTACGAATCACGCGGCGCGCTCCAACTTCGCCGAAGACCACGACTGCCGCTTCACCGCGAGTTTGCGGGATAGCGAGCTCGGCGACGAAGGCCGCAATTTCGCGGTCCTTACCCTCGAGCGCTTTCGCAATCCGCGTCTCTTCGCCGGCCTTGAGGTCTTTCATATCTTGCAGGGCCTGAGTCAGTTCACGTTCGGCCCGGCGAAGCTCAGACAGCAACGGCCCGGACCTGTGGCGAGTAATTTCGGTCAGGTGCGTCCGACGGTTCACCCCCGCCGGCCACTGATGATTCTGAGAATTCAGGTTATCCTGGTCAACGGCGTTGATCGAAACTCCGCTGAGCGCAAAGGCGACGTTTGCGGACAATTGGTCCCGCCGCGAGAAACGAAGAACGTGGTCAAACCACGTATTCATCATCGTCGTGACGGCGGGCGTGCTTCTTCGGGCAGACATGCCGTTCCAGAAGGGACGCTGATCGAGGATATCGGGGTACAGCTCGGCGTACTGCATGAGTTGCTCACTGACTCGAGCCGGGTCGTCATAGTTGAGCGCCAGCACCTCGTCGAATTCGTCAATCACTCGCTCGCGAAAGCTGTGGGGGGACACCGCATAGTCGCAGTCAGCAAGCCACTCGTCGAGAATGTCGTCCGGGTCCCGCTTGAGGAGCACGGCGTTGTCAATGTACAACAGCTCGTCATACTCGGCCAAGGACTCGTGGCCCCGAATCTTGAGGCTGCGCTGACTCCGAACCATATCGAAGGGGAATATCGGCTCGATGACCTTCAGCTGCCACGAGGTACTCTTAGCGTCCGGGTCGTCGGTGAAGCAGATGAAGTCGACGCTGGAATCGTGTGCCACGGGCTGTTCGATCAGGTCCTCGTATCCGCCGATGAGTGCCGTGTATACGACGCGTCTTGGGGTCATCCCGCATGTCTCCTTGGTTCGGAATCCACCACGTCCACAGCGTCAGATCTTCCAGATCGACAGCAGGTCAGAAGCTAGGCGGGAGTCGTACAACTGAGAATCCAGTCTACGCGTCCGGGTAGAATTCAAATTCACCCACAAGAATGGAGCGGGATGTTTCGTCGTGCACGCCCAGTGAGATTCGTGTACGCAGCGCAATATCGGCACTCCGGCTCTACCGTCATGCGAGGCGCCCAGCTCAGCGCGATTGCCGCGCAGTCGATGCCCGACCGAGACGTGAAATATGTCGAGTTGAATGTGGATATTCGCAACTCCGTCGTCTTCTTGACCAAAGGCGCGCTGAAGGCAATGACAATGGAGCGATTGGAGTCGCTCAAGAAGCACAAGAATGTACTGCTTTTTGATGTGGTCGACGAGCTACCGCCGCCCATCACGCATGGGTATGCCGATGTTCTAATCGCCGCATCTCACACCGCGTTTGTGCAACACTCCATTAATTTTCCGCATCTTCCCGTCCGGTTGGTCAACCATCACGTTGACCCTCGCGTCTCTGCGTTGCAGGTCGCCCCGCCCGATGACAGATTGCGGACGGCCTATTTCGGCGAGACGATCAACGCAATCTTCACCTCCATGATTACCGAGACGGTGCAGGTCGTGCCTATCGACACGTCTAGGCAGAGTTCGTCCTGGATCGACCACCTCGCCGCCTACAACCTCCACTATGCCGTCCGTGCCACCCGTGACCTCGACAATTACAAGCCGTTCTTGAAAGGATTCACCGCGGCCCATTGCGACTCGAACATCCTCATCCAGGCAACGGAAGCAGAGCCAGCCCAGTGGCTCGGCACGGACTATCCGTTTCTCGTACAAGGTCCAGCCACTGAAGCCTCAATTTTGGCAGCCATCGAGCACGCACGCGGCTGCTTTGGCGGCCCTGAGTGGAATCAAGGACTTGTGAGGATGCGCGAGGTCCGTGAACGCACATCCCCGGAACGAATTGGCGCAGAAGTCAGGTCCGCCTGCGCCGTCTAAACGGCCCTATTTGGTTTTCCGCTGGCCTTCCAGCGAACCTGTGAGAATCGCAGCCTCATCAGCTAAGTCGACGTCGACCGCGCGTCGGTAGCTGGTCCACTTTCGAATCTGAAAGAACGGGTTAATCGCCAGCCAATACAGCCGCCGCTTCGACGTGTATTGAGGGTCCTTCAGAATGCGAAGCGTATCCCCCGCAATCCCGCGAGCGATCAGACGGTACATGCCCTTGCGGTCAAGCATTCCCACTGCCGTGCCGATCTGCCGCAAGCCGACAGTCTCGTCGAATATTCGCGCTCCGAACTCAGAATAGGTGAGGTCGTTGGAGTGCTCAACTGCGGCCCGCGGGGCGTAAGCCTTGTGATAACCAGCCTCGATCAAGTCCTGGCCAAACATCTGATCTTCGGCATAACGCACGTCACGGTACGGAAGGCGGTCGACGAGAACCTCCCGTCGAGCGGCAGAATTCACGTCGGAATAGAACGTGATAGCGCCGAGAACTCCAGGGTTTGTTACGAACGTATCCTTGTAAAAGACGGTCGTACCGAAGTCGGGGCCGAATTGTGCGAAGACGCCGTTGATTTCATATTTCATGAGAGGGAAGCATTTCAGCCGGGGAACCTGCTTACCCATCACGGCGACGATGCGGTCATCCATGCTGAACGGCGTTATGAGTTCGCGCAGCCAGTCCTCAGAAAGTGGCACGGCATCGTGCGTCAGATAAGCGATGTACGTGCCCGTGCCGAGCTGCGCCGCCAGATTGCGAGTCTTGCCATGGCCGAAGTCAGAATTGGCGATTTGGTGCAAAATCACGTGGGGAAAGTCCCGCACAATCTCAAGTGTCGAATCGGTCGATCCCGAATCGATCACAAGAATCTCGACCAGTCCATCGACTTTCTGGATCGAAACCATCTCGAGAATCCGCCGCAGGTACGTCTCGCCGTTGTAGGTGGGAATAACGACTGTCGCAAGTGGTTGTTCAGCTGGCATGTTGGTCCCTGATCTCTTCGTAAGTTCGGCGAACGCCCTCATCCAGCGGCGTCAGCGGAACGTCACCGAACTCTGCCTTGTAGCGAGCGGTATCGAGCACGATACTGTCGACGAAGGTAGCCGGAACGGGTCGCTCGTCAATGTCAAAATCGGTGCCGGTGACCCGTCGCAAAGAATTGAGTATGTCAGTCACCGAATGGCCGGCACCGCTCCCCAGATTGTAGGTGTCCAATCTCGGCGGCGTGTCGACCATTCTGGCAATCATTGCGACGAGATCTTCTACGTAGAGATAGTCGCGAACCATCGAACCGCTTCCAAACCGGGCGACCGGGCGTCCCAGAACGATCTGGCGAAGGGCGATCGGGATAAGTCCTTGGCGCTTGTTCGGTCGCTGGCGCGTTCCAAACGGATTCGAGATGCGCAAGGTCGTCGACTCGAGGTGGTGCATCACCGAAAAATAGCGCAGGTAGTTCTCGATCGCGAGCTTGCCGATCGCATAGGGCGACACCGGCAAGGTTCGGTCTTGTTCGTCGTGAACGGGCTTGCCCTGGGGCCCGTAAATAGCCCCGCCTGTTGATGCGAAGTAAAAGTGCTTGGTGCCGGCGGTGACGCAGGCCTCCAGGAGCTCCACGCTTTGGGCAATGTTCGTACGAATATCCAGCGTGGGATCGCTCTCTGCAGTAGCTGGGCTGGTCGTCGAGAGGAAGTGGAAGACGAGATCCTGGCCGCGTACGGCCTCTTCCAGGTCTGCCCTGCTGAGGAACTCCCCTCGAAGGATCGATACGTCCCGGGCAGCAAACGTAGGTTCGCTCGAGCTGAAGCGGTCGAATGCAGTAACGTCGTGTCCCGCACCGACGAGCGAATCTACGAGGTGTGACCCCACAAATCCGTTGGCCCCTATGACAACCGCCCTAGCCACGCATGGCCCTTTCGAACGCCTGGACGAATTGCACTCCGGACTGCTCCCACGTGACGCCGTCCAGCGATTTCGACATAGCAACCGACCGTTCGCCATCCGCACGATCGACCACGTCGATCAGCCGTTTTGCAATGGCCCCCGGCGCGCTCGGCACATATTCGATGAAGGGATTGTCCGTCACCATGCGGTTATTCGGAGCGTCGTTTACGACTGGCGTGACCCCACTCGCCATGAGCTCAAGCGGGAGCAACGAAAGGTTCGACGCAGACAGCACGAGCCCTGCTGCGCAGCGGTTGTAAATCGCGTTCAACTGCGAAATATCGACACCCGACAAATTCTTGTGCGGAAACGGAATATCCCAGCTGGAAACGTCCCATCCGGCAAGGTTGATCGTGATGTCTGGTCGCGCGGCCGCGAATTGCTCCAGAGCCATGAGCCCGAGCTCCCAGCCGCGGCGTGGTGTGACCGGGCGGGCATAAAAGAAGATTTCCTTTCGCGGCGCAGTGTTGGTCACGTTGTAGAACTGGGTCTCAACCGCGAAATCAAAGTGGTCGGTTTGCATGCCGTAGTCGGCGTGCAGCTTGTGAGACAGCCACCCGCCCGCTGTCATACCGTGGAAACCGAAGCGATATGTGTTTTCCGCCAGCATCGCTTCTGATCCTGCGGGATAGAAGCTCGGCTCGAAGTCCTGCACAAAATAGAATCGCCGGGCAGTTGACTTGTCCAGGAACACCGGATAAGCAGTCTCCCACCCCGTCGCGAAGATGGCTTGAGCAGAAGGGTCAACTCCCTTTGCACTGTCGTACATCGACATTTCAGCTTTAATATCGGGATATGCCGCAGATTTCCGCAGCATGGCACGCATGTCGCGGCTATTTACCACCACTGGAGTGTTCGTGTAGAAGTAAATAAGGCATCGATGCCCTGCCTTCTCAGCGAAGTCAATGAAGCGGAAAAGGTTTTGGTGGCCACCGCTGGTCGGGCTTGGCGGAGACATGATCCAAGCGATCGTCACCGGTCCGGAGTCGACGGAAATAGGTGTGGAGAGCTGCACCGGCGGGTCAGACCAGTCGGCCGCGAGAGCATCCTCGGTCTTGACAGGGAGCGTGATCATGTGCCCGGTTATACCTGCCTGGAGCCGCTTTTGAGTGCGAAACAGGAATGATCGTGGCCCTTCAATTCGAAGAATCCGAAGGCCGGTAAGCACTAATCTGACAAACTTCATTTATTTCCCAACAATCCGTCCGAGGCCGGCTCTGGCGGCGAAAGCTCAATCTTACCAAGCCGATCACAATCACGAACGCACGCCAGGTCGGCGGCGTAGTCCAGCCTCCAGCACGGCCCGACTATGCTGAACCTATAATGCCCAAATCAAGGCTG is a genomic window containing:
- a CDS encoding ABC transporter ATP-binding protein, whose translation is MSTPVIISVSDVSKKFVLHKHKSLKERIVSANTAKAHRQDFWALRNIDLNVETGSTVGLVGHNGSGKSTLLKVIGGIIEPSSGTVKRRGRMAALLELGAGFHPDLTGRENVYLNAAILGLNQKEIDRHFEAIVDFSGIEDFIDTQVKFYSSGMYVRLAFAVAVHVDPDLLLVDEVLAVGDEPFQNKCMEKIREFQREGRTIVVVSHSASQISRLCDRVVVMNHGEMTFDGPPADGLRVLRFGYEEQRRHEERQRAGGTLAKEELVAPARITEVAVVSDQAADKVTAESGDDITVAFTYELMESQPPLVAGIAIETAQGDPIYGLNTRMLKLDLPSEKGRHTVEFNFAQQALGAGQYTLRGSLETLAGESLDRLNPASSFGVTSPEFGTGYLRMNVIAAVRTKQRS
- a CDS encoding NAD-dependent epimerase/dehydratase family protein codes for the protein MEGLLIRVLVTGIAGFIGSTTARALLDRGIDVVGIDVFSDYYDTEIKRRNIAALPQQRLTVIEGDLNALPLSEVLVGVDAVIHLAGQPGVRGSWGTQFDSYTRNNVEATQKLLEAARGSSSLRRFVFGSSSSVYGQATSYPTSEDTLTRPYSPYGVTKLAGEHLTTLYRENFGLPTVSFRFFTVYGPRQRPDMAFSRFFGAARQGEPITVYGDGLQIRDFTYVDDIVAALVAAIDADGELPPVMNLSGGSSVTVLEILDLVEKTTGMALNLTYLPAMDGDVTRTGGSATLVASALGWSPLVDIQEGLQRQFDWAQGR
- a CDS encoding glycosyltransferase domain-containing protein; its protein translation is MTPRRVVYTALIGGYEDLIEQPVAHDSSVDFICFTDDPDAKSTSWQLKVIEPIFPFDMVRSQRSLKIRGHESLAEYDELLYIDNAVLLKRDPDDILDEWLADCDYAVSPHSFRERVIDEFDEVLALNYDDPARVSEQLMQYAELYPDILDQRPFWNGMSARRSTPAVTTMMNTWFDHVLRFSRRDQLSANVAFALSGVSINAVDQDNLNSQNHQWPAGVNRRTHLTEITRHRSGPLLSELRRAERELTQALQDMKDLKAGEETRIAKALEGKDREIAAFVAELAIPQTRGEAAVVVFGEVGARRVIRTAAFVRRIRSFTSRTVGRITH
- a CDS encoding glycosyltransferase family 2 protein: MPAEQPLATVVIPTYNGETYLRRILEMVSIQKVDGLVEILVIDSGSTDSTLEIVRDFPHVILHQIANSDFGHGKTRNLAAQLGTGTYIAYLTHDAVPLSEDWLRELITPFSMDDRIVAVMGKQVPRLKCFPLMKYEINGVFAQFGPDFGTTVFYKDTFVTNPGVLGAITFYSDVNSAARREVLVDRLPYRDVRYAEDQMFGQDLIEAGYHKAYAPRAAVEHSNDLTYSEFGARIFDETVGLRQIGTAVGMLDRKGMYRLIARGIAGDTLRILKDPQYTSKRRLYWLAINPFFQIRKWTSYRRAVDVDLADEAAILTGSLEGQRKTK
- a CDS encoding NAD-dependent epimerase/dehydratase family protein is translated as MARAVVIGANGFVGSHLVDSLVGAGHDVTAFDRFSSSEPTFAARDVSILRGEFLSRADLEEAVRGQDLVFHFLSTTSPATAESDPTLDIRTNIAQSVELLEACVTAGTKHFYFASTGGAIYGPQGKPVHDEQDRTLPVSPYAIGKLAIENYLRYFSVMHHLESTTLRISNPFGTRQRPNKRQGLIPIALRQIVLGRPVARFGSGSMVRDYLYVEDLVAMIARMVDTPPRLDTYNLGSGAGHSVTDILNSLRRVTGTDFDIDERPVPATFVDSIVLDTARYKAEFGDVPLTPLDEGVRRTYEEIRDQHAS
- a CDS encoding glycosyltransferase family 1 protein, with translation MITLPVKTEDALAADWSDPPVQLSTPISVDSGPVTIAWIMSPPSPTSGGHQNLFRFIDFAEKAGHRCLIYFYTNTPVVVNSRDMRAMLRKSAAYPDIKAEMSMYDSAKGVDPSAQAIFATGWETAYPVFLDKSTARRFYFVQDFEPSFYPAGSEAMLAENTYRFGFHGMTAGGWLSHKLHADYGMQTDHFDFAVETQFYNVTNTAPRKEIFFYARPVTPRRGWELGLMALEQFAAARPDITINLAGWDVSSWDIPFPHKNLSGVDISQLNAIYNRCAAGLVLSASNLSLLPLELMASGVTPVVNDAPNNRMVTDNPFIEYVPSAPGAIAKRLIDVVDRADGERSVAMSKSLDGVTWEQSGVQFVQAFERAMRG